The genomic interval GCAGGAGCCACATTCAGTTTGGCGCTCGGCATTGACGGAAGGGTATGGGCATGGGGACTTAATGATGAAGGACAATTAGGTGATGGCACGAATACCAACAGCACCACACCCGTAGAAGTTACAAACCTTGCAAAAATTTCCGCAGTTGCCTGTGGAAGTGACCACAGCCTTGCAATACGAAATGGCAAAGTAAAATCCTGGGGATTAAACGATGAAGGACAGCTTGGCGACGGTTCAACGAGAAGCAGTTCTGCACCTCTTGACGTTACCGGTTTGTCGGACATCGTATATGTTGCAGCAGGAGAATCTCATAGCCTGGCAATCACCTCAAAAGGCAACATATATGTGTGGGGATTAAATGGAGATGGTCAATTGGGCGATGGGACGAACAGGAGCAGCAGGACGCCAAAAACGATTGATTTGAATCTCGGCGTGACTGCAGTTGAAGGTCCCGGGGAATGCGAAACAGACGACATTGAAGCAGACCCAAAAAAGTTAAAGCTCAAAGTCGGAAAAAGCACAGAAGTAACATTAACATTAACGGGAGAAGATGGTTGTCTGGTTGAAGGAGAAAGTATTACGGTAAAACTGAATTCATCCGGAAAACGACGTGTTTCTATCTCTCCGAGCAAGCTAACATCAGACGAAAATGGCAATGCATCCTTTACCGCTACCGCAAATGCGAAAGGCAAAGCCAAGATCACTGCCAAAGCCGGCAGCAGTAAGGTGAAAATAAAGGTAAAAGTTAAGGAATAACCGTTTTACCTTGCAAGTAATTTAAAAAAGGGGTATTTCATTTAAAATGAAATACCCCTTTTTGTTTATGCCTTTTCTCCAAATAATCTCTAAACAGACAGATTTTTAATCTGCATCATGATTTCATTCGTGATTTCAACCACTCTTTCCCTGTCATCCTTCCCTATTCCCACATTCTCAAAAGTAACGGGTAGTCCAAAGTATATTTTAATTTTTGTTCTTTTGGGTATCTTTGCCCCTTTTGGTAATGCTTCATATGTACCTGCTATGAATGCAGGCACAACCGGGGCGCCACTTTTAAGCACAAAGAAACCTATGCCCGGGTTTCCCGGTTGCAATATTCCTTCCTTACTAACGCCGCCTTCCGGAAAAATCCCTAAAACACCTTTTTTTTTAAGCACACCTAACCCCTCTCTTATTGAAGAAGTATTTGGTCCGCTCTGCCGCACACAAATACAATGTAACAACTTGAAAAACCATTTCAACTTCCCTTCATAATACAACTCGGTCATTAAAAACGAAATACGCCTCGAAAACATTGCCTGAAGCACAATTGGGTCC from Candidatus Kuenenia stuttgartiensis carries:
- a CDS encoding lysophospholipid acyltransferase family protein; the protein is MSILNECFFLILKLLGIVLLKAIYQIESVNKDYIPRTGPLIVAANHFSYMDPIVLQAMFSRRISFLMTELYYEGKLKWFFKLLHCICVRQSGPNTSSIREGLGVLKKKGVLGIFPEGGVSKEGILQPGNPGIGFFVLKSGAPVVPAFIAGTYEALPKGAKIPKRTKIKIYFGLPVTFENVGIGKDDRERVVEITNEIMMQIKNLSV